The following coding sequences are from one Oncorhynchus clarkii lewisi isolate Uvic-CL-2024 chromosome 20, UVic_Ocla_1.0, whole genome shotgun sequence window:
- the LOC139376642 gene encoding integrin beta-4-like isoform X3, with amino-acid sequence MGRWTLNLLVGVVLLAVLTASCYAEKVNHCLATRASTCSECIQSGKGCAYCPDEIFDGPRCDLHDNIISRGCNSAVTAKSSMSMERNEQINMLLKQSQVAPQEMSMTLLPGEEREIEMEVFEPAKGPLDLYILMDFSNSMEDDLDNLKRMGAELAALVGKLSDDYTIGFGKFVDKVVEPQTDMRPSKLAKPWPNSDPPFSFRHVITLTPDLRSFTEKLQKERISGNLDAPEGGFDAILQAAVCGEKIGWRSHATHLLVFSTESAFHYEADGANVLAGIMPRNDEQCHLDPEGKYTEDTRQDYPSVPTLVRLLGKHNIIPIFAITNHSFTYYQKLYEYFPIAELGLLQEDSANILNILEKAFENIRSKISIRAEDRPKAIEAQVLSYSGSVAQAGTFKVKPGQIGKFKVRVKASEMVGEQHVCSLEQGDKKGKMRVKPTTFSTALNINAEVLCKTCDCEKTPTKNAVRCTGHGDLVCGKCRCYGGWLGPFCNCSTSASPVAGSSCLGPEVGEPCSGRGDCLCGTCVCYNTDQYEGPLCQFDKSQCQRYGGFLCNDRGRCFMGQCACAEGWEGPACECPMSNQTCLDTKGGVCNGRGVCKCGRCECQDSGLAMTPTCEANFQAQLGMCEDKRSCVQCQAWKTGEKKDSDQCDQCQFKVVMVDELKENKEVIEACSFRDEDDDCTYHYTVDYPEDQTDKELEVQVLKKKDCPPAGFLWLIPLIMFLMLLLGLLLLCCWKYCACCKACLALLPCCGRGRMVGFKEDQYMLRQSLLTSDHLDTPLVRTGPPKSTDVVRWKITDNVHRSPNHPLAQVQPNPKETIQFPLSLRLNRLFTESLSHPDARDTEMLRREVDDNLNEVYKHVPGAQKVQNTKFRLQRNAGKRKDHTIVDTVVSAPRSSYPDIVKLTERNVQSGNFQDLKVVPGYYTVATDREAAGAVEFQEGVETVDVRVPLFIKEDDDDKKQLQVEAVDVPLGIAEIGKRFVNITIIKEHAKSIMSFLQPSYTYSRQDRVANIPISREIIEDGHTQVTYRTRDLTAKDKKDYVTVDGELSYGPGETQQTVPVRLLELGEGDGLLKDTQVKQFVMDLSNPRQGAKLGRYPRTTVTITDQPEPSVMMFMKSTQNFSTADPTYSIPVVRTRNQEGPATVHWKTRNAKRFELSGPLKFSPGETEKNIVIDPRPHPGPVKPEMFQLELFDPSTNAAVGERKTTMVTITDGALPEIAQKQQQGKDFINRTAMSPGGRLFSPTNVKAKATGPRNIRLNWDPLGSPLGYKVKYWIYGDPETDGQVIDVKTTHAELTNLYPFCDYEMKVCGYNALGNGNYSDMVPCQTLEDVPSEPGRLAFNVISPTVTQVSWAEPAETNGVITNYEVLYTPINDNTKPMGVAKKVKIDNPKKRMLLIENLQSAQTYCYKVRAKNSVGWGPFREATINLASQPVRPMSIPIIPDIPIVDAEAGDEYDGYLMYSSEVLRSPTGSKRPSVSDEDQMNGRWEQNFLFPGGNNSMSRSANMSSSSYSQLSPMSTLSSNHRGGAGGSMTTESSTTYLSGQGGNSLSRTQVIGGGTRTENVVMRKRSENRGYYEYDDNIRDSIVIGDLSSGLSGYTDGKNSRLASGVPDTPTRLVFSALGPTALKVSWQEPHCDRDVLGYCVLYQLLNGGDMKRIDVSSPAENSVVVQDLLPNHSYLFKVKAQSLEGWGPEREGVITIESAVNPNSPLSPMPGSPFTLSTPSAPGPLVFTALSPEALQLSWDKPRKPNGDILGYVVTCEQLHGGGDMRSFQVSGNSAETSLTVPDLSENMPYKFKVQARTTQGFGPEREGIITIESQDGGSTSQLGGLGGMSQIGGLGGMSQLGGLGGMSQIEGLGGMSQYSSQSLTKRDVFQLPTEVSTHSNVTHTMINDPYFSGDGMMMTSQHTETSGMVTRHVTKEVVQRSMQVAGSSSVTKKVERSFYEA; translated from the exons atggggagatggacaTTAAATCTCTTGGTGGGGGTTGTACTTCTTGCTGTCCTCACAGCCAGTTGCTACGCTGAAAAAG TGAATCACTGTCTGGCTACGAGGGCTAGCACCTGTTCAGAATGTATTCAGTCAGGGAAGGGCTGTGCCTACTGTCCAGATGAG ATCTTTGATGGTCCCCGCTGCGACCTTCATGACAACATCATAAGCCGCGGCTGTAATAGCGCGGTGACAGCCAAAAGCAGTATGTCGATGGAAAGA AACGAGCAGATCAACATGCTGTTGAAGCAGTCCCAGGTAGCTCCTCAGGAGATGTCTATGACTCTGCTgccaggggaggagagggagattgAGATGGAGGTGTTTGAACCAGCTAAAGGACCTCTGGACCTCTACATTCTTATGGACTTCTCCAACTCCATGGAGGACGACCTGGACAACCTCAAGAGAATGGGTGCTGAGCTGG CTGCGTTGGTAGGGAAGCTGTCTGATGATTACACCATCGGGTTCGGCAAGTTTGTGGACAAAGTGGTGGAGCCCCAGACAGACATGAGACCATCCAA ACTTGCCAAGCCTTGGCCCAACAGCGACCCTCCCTTCTCGTTCCGTCATGTGAtcactctgacccctgacctgcgGTCCTTCACCGAGAAGCTGCAGAAGGAGAGGATCTCAGGGAACCTGGACGCTCCAGAGGGGGGCTTCGACGCCATACTGCAGGCTGCAGTCTGCGGG gAAAAGATCGGCTGGCGTAGCCATGCCACCCACCTCCTGGTCTTCTCCACCGAGTCGGCCTTCCACTACGAGGCAGACGGTGCCAACGTGCTGGCGGGCATCATGCCACGCAACGATGAGCAGTGCCACCTGGACCCCGAGGGGAAATACACAGAGGACACCAGGCAGGACTACCCCTCTGTGCCCACCCTGGTCCGCCTGCTGGGCAAACACAACATTATCCCCATCTTCGCCATCACAAACCACTCCTTTACCTATTATCAG AAGCTTTATGAGTATTTCCCCATCGCTGAGTTGGGTCTGCTACAGGAAGACTCTGCTAACATCCTCAATATCCTGGAGAAAGCCTTTGAG AATATCCGCTCTAAGATCAGCATCCGTGCTGAGGACAGGCCTAAAGCTATAGAAGCTCAGGTCCTATCGTACAGTGGCAGTGTTGCGCAGGCTGGAACCTTCAAAGTCAAGCCTGGACAAATA GGGAAGTTTAAGGTGCGTGTCAAGGCCAGTGAGATGGTTGGAGAGCAACATGTGTGCAGTCTGGAGCAGGGTGACAAAAAGGGGAAGATGAGAGTCAAACCGACAACCTTCAGCACGGCTCTAAACATCAACGCCGAAGTGCTCTGTAAAACCTGCGACTGTGAGAAG ACCCCCACTAAAAATGCAGTGCGGTGTACAGGCCACGGGGACCTGGTCTGTGGGAAGTGCCGGTGCTACGGTGGCTG GCTGGGACCTTTCTGTAACTGCTCAACCAGTGCGTCGCCGGTCGCGGGTAGTTCCTGTCTGGGTCCTGAAGTGGGGGAGCCGTGTTCTGGCCGAGGAGATTGCCTGTGTGGAACGTGTGTGTGTTACAACACCGACCAGTACGAGGGACCCCTCTGTCAGTTTGACAAGTCCCAGTGTCAAAGATACGGAGGCTTCCTCTGCAACG accgtGGTCGTTGCTTCATGGGTCAGTGTGCGTGTGCAGAGGGCTGGGAGGGACCGGCCTGTGAGTGTCCCATGAGCAACCAGACCTGTCTGGACACTAAAGGG ggtgTCTGTAACGGGCGTGGTGTGTGTAAATGCGGTCGCTGTGAGTGCCAGGACTCTGGCCTGGCCATGACCCCCACCTGCGAGGCTAACTTCCAGGCCCAGCTGGGGATGTGTGAGGACAAGAGGAGCTGTgtccagtgtcaggcctggaagACCGGAGAGAAGAAGGACAGCGACCAGTGTGACCAGTGCCAGTTCAAAGTGGTCATGGTGGACGAGCTCAAGGAAAATAAAGAGGTGATTGAGGCGTGTAGTTTCCGTGACGAGGATGACGACTGTACGTACCACTACACCGTGGACTACCCTGAGGACCAGACTGACAAGGAACTGGAAGTCCAAGTGCTTAAAAAGAAAG ACTGTCCCCCTGCTGGCTTCCTGTGGCTGATCCCTCTCATCATGTTCCTCATGCTACTGCTGGGTCTACTGCTGCTCTGCTGCTGGAAGTACTGCGCCTGCTGCAAG gcaTGTCTTGCTCTGCTGCCATGCTGTGGAAGAG GCCGTATGGTTGGCTTTAAGGAGGACCAGTACATGCTCCGCCAATCCCTGCTCACCTCTGACCACCTGGACACGCCCCTAGTGAGGACCGGCCCGCCCAAGAGCACCGACGTGGTTCGCTGGAAGATCACCGACAATGTGCACCGATCGCCCAATCACCCGCTGGCGCAGGTCCAGCCCAACCCCAAAGAGACCA TCCAGTTCCCTCTGTCCCTGCGTCTGAACAGGTTGTTCACAGAAAGTCTGTCTCACCCCGACGCCAGAGACACGGAGATGCTGCGCAGGGAGGTTGATGACaac ctgAATGAAGTGTACAAGCATGTTCCTGGAGCCCAGAAGGTTCAGAATACCAAATTTAG attacaGAGAAATGCTGGTAAAAGAAAAGACCACACAATTGTAGACACAGTCGTGTCCGCTCCTCGCTCCAGCTACCCCGACATTGTCAAACTGACTGAGAGAAACGTCCAGTCTGGAAACTTCCAAGATCTCAAAGTGGTGCCGGGCTACTACACAGTGGCCACAgacagag agGCGGCTGGTGCCGTGGAGTTccaggagggggtggagacgGTGGATGTGCGCGTGCCGCTCTTCATCAAGGAAGATGACGATGATAAGAAGCAGCTGCAGGTGGAGGCGGTGGACGTTCCTCTGGGCATCGCTGAGATAGGGAAACGCTTCGTCAACATCACCATCATCAAAGAACACG ccaaGAGTATTATGTCGTTCCTCCAGCCTTCCTACACCTACAGCCGACAGGACAGAGTGGCTAACATCCCCATTAGCAGAGAGATCATAGaggacggacacacacaggtCACCTACCGCACCCGAGACCTCACCGCCAAGGACAAGAAG GACTATGTGACAGTGGATGGGGAACTGTCCTACGGGCCAGGGGAGACCCAGCAGACTGTCCCTGTGCGTCTATtggagctgggagagggagacggTCTGCTGAAGGACACACAGGTCAAACAATTTGTCATGGACCTCAGTAACCCAAGACAGGGAGCCAAGCTGGGACGCTACCCCAGAACCACCGTCACCATCACTGACCAACCAG AGCCCAGTGTGATGATGTTTATGAAGAGCACCCAGAACTTCTCCACAGCTGACCCAACCTACTCCATCCCCGTGGTCCGCACACGCAACCAGGAGGGGCCCGCCACCGTCCACTGGAAGACCCGCAATGCCAAGCGCTTCGAGCTGTCCGGTCCCCTCAAGTTTTCTCCCGGGGAGACTGAGAAGAACATCGTGATCGACCCACGCCCTCACCCTGGACCGGTCAAACCAGAAATGTTCCAGCTGGAGTTGTTTGACCCCAGTACGAACGCTGCGGTCGGGGAGAGGAAGACGACAATGGTCACGATTACTGATGGAG CATTACCAGAGATTGCCCAGAAGCAGCAGCAGGGTAAGGACTTCATCAACCGGACAGCCATGTCTCCTGGTGGTCGTCTCTTCTCTCCCACCAACGTCAAGGCTAAAGCCACTGGCCCACGAAACATCCGTCTCAACTGGGACCCCTTAGGAAGCCCCCTGGGCTACAAG GTGAAGTATTGGATCTATGGGGACCCTGAGACTGATGGCCAGGTGATAGATGTGAAGACCACCCACGCTGAGCTGACCAACCTGTACCCCTTCTGTGACTACGAGATGAAGGTGTGTGGCTACAACGCCCTGGGAAACGGAAACTACAGCGACATGGTGCCCTGTCAGACCCTGGAGGACG tccCCAGTGAGCCCGGTCGTCTTGCGTTCAACGTCATCAGTCCAACTGTCACTCAGGTCAGCTGGGCGGAGCCTGCCGAGACCAACGGTGTCATCACCAACTACGAGGTCCTCTACACACCCATCAATGACAACACAA AGCCGATGGGTGTAGCTAAGAAGGTTAAGATAGACAACCCTAAGAAGAGGATGTTGCTAATTGAGAACCTGCAGTCAGCCCAGACCTACTGCTATAAGGTCCGGGCTAAGAACAGCGTTGGCTGGGGTCCATTCAGAGAGGCAACCATCAACCTGGCCTCACAGCCCGTCAGACCCATGTCCA tcCCTATCATCCCAGACATCCCAATAGTGGACGCGGAGGCGGGGGATGAGTACGACGGCTACCTGATGTACAGCAGCGAGGTCTTGAGGTCGCCAACAGGCTCCAAGAGACCCAGCGTCTCAGACGAAG ACCAAATGAACGGCAGGTGGGAACAAAACTTCCTGTTCCCCGGGGGAAATAATTCCATGTCGCGCAGTGCCAATATGTCGTCTTCCAGCTACAGCCAGCTGTCTCCCATGTCCACCCTCAGCTCCAACCACAGAGGAGGGGCCGGAGGTTCCATGACTACGGAGTCCTCCACAACATACCTCTCTGGACAAG GAGGGAACTCGCTCTCCCGCACTCAGGTGATCGGGGGCGGGACGCGCACAGAGAATGTTGTCATGAGGAAGCGGTCAGAGAACCGAGGTTACTATGAGTATGACGACAACATCCGAGATTCCATCGTCATAGGAGACCTGTCCAGTGGATTGTCGGGATACACAGACGGCAAAA aCTCTCGTTTGGCCTCTGGGGTCCCTGACACCCCCACCAGGTTGGTGTTCTCTGCCCTGGGCCCCACGGCCCTGAAGGTCAGCTGGCAGGAGCCCCACTGTGACAGGGATGTGCTGGGGTACTGTGTTCTCTACCAGCTACTCAATGGAG gtgataTGAAGCGTATAGACGTGTCCAGCCCAGCAGAGAACTCTGTGGTGGTGCAGGACCTGCTGCCTAACCACTCCTACCTGTTCAAGGTGAAGGCTCAGAGTctggagggctggggaccagagagggagggagtcatCACCATAGAGTCAGCCGTCAACCCCAACAGCCCACTCAGTCCAATGCCAG gtTCTCCCTTCACTCTCAGCACCCCCAGTGCTCCAGGCCCCCTGGTATTCACAGCTCTGTCCCCCGAGGCACTGCAGCTGAGCTGGGACAAACCCCGCAAACCCAACGGAGATATCCTGGGCTACGTGGTCACCTGTGAACAGCTGCACGGAGGAG gtgaCATGCGTTCCTTCCAGGTGAGTGGTAACAGCGCTGAGACCAGTCTGACGGTTCCAGACCTGAGTGAGAACATGCCATACAAGTTCAAAGTTCAGGCCAGGACGACGCAGGGCTTCGGGCCCGAGAGGGAGGGTATCATCACCATCGAGTCTCAGGATGGGG GTAGCACGTCTCAACTAGGAGGCCTAGGTGGTATGTCCCAAATAGGAGGCCTAGGTGGTATGTCTCAACTAGGAGGCCTAGGTGGTATGTCCCAAATAGAAGGCCTAGGAGGTATGTCTCAGTACAGCAGTCAGTCCTTGACCAAGAGAGATGTGTTCCAACTGCCGACAGAGGTCAGCACCCACAGCAACGTCACACACACCATGATCAACGACCCCTACTTCTCAG GGGACGGTATGATGATGACTTCCCAGCACACAGAGACCAGCGGCATGGTAACACGTCATGTGACTAAGGAGGTGGTCCAGAGGAGCATGCAGGTGGCCGGCTCCAGCAGCGTCACCAAGAAGGTCGAGAGGTCGTTCTATGAGGCTTGA